The genomic region TGTGGTTATGAAAGTTTTAGTAAGCAATACCACATGTTCAGACAATGCTCTTAATAGTAAGTGGGGCTTTTGaacaaaaagtaatttaatttgtatttttcttccttccaggGAAGGCGGGTCACCTATGTGTTGTTCCTATCATAAAGAATTGCAAAGAGGATATTAAAACATGTTTCAGTGTCTTCATAAATACTTTTAATCACAAATATTAAATTACTTAATTAGAAGGAATACATGAAATCAATATTTTGCCATTTTACAAAATTTGCTGTGAACGACTATCATTTGAAATATTGCAGGGCTGAGCTTTAGGCTGAAACAAACTTAACAACTAGCTGAAGCTGTATCCTTAGCTTTCAGCAAGTTACCATCTGTCTTTGTTGTTAAGGTCAAAGTGGTGCTGATGAGGCCTAGAAAGTTCCAGTTTAGGAGCTTATTTAAACTTGTAGAagtctttatttaaaaacaacaccTTCAAAACATTATAGCACTTAGCTTATTTAGTAAAATGTTTCATTGCAACTCTGACTTACATTGCAGACTTACAAAGCCTTCCTGCCAGCAATGGTGGCCTCTAACCATGGACATTTGGTTAGTGTTGCAAGCTCAGCAGGACTGAATGGAGTCAATGGACTTTCAGGTAGCATATTAAAGCTAATGTTCATTTAGACAATGGTTGGATTTAAACTCTGCAATCAAtactcatataaaaaaaaaaatcctgattttgACTTTCTGGGTCTTTGCGTATAAGTAAAGGAAATGGTCATACTTTCAAACCAGGTGATCTTAAACAGACCGTTGCTTTCAAAAGAGATTTCCAGATGCTCAGCAGTGATGTGAAGCAGGTTTTTCTGCCAAGGCAATTAGAGAATCTAGGAGCCATGTAGAACTTTGGAAACTGAGAACTTCAGTGTTCTTGAAATGAACCTGCAGGTATCTGGTGGGGAAGCATGTTCTCAAGCTAAGCATGGTTCTGTGGAAGTTTCCCTGATTAAAAGAACTACTGAAATCCAGATGTGGTACAGAGGCAGATGTGTGATATCTCATGTTGCATTCTCTGTCTCTCAGCTATTAACTCAAGAGGACACATACAGTGATGGAAAGGGATGAGATTAGAGCAAATGCAGAAGGCATTTCTGGAAAATACATGCAAAAGGGGAGGAAAATGAGATAAGGTGACATAGCAGTAGAAGAAATCTAGCTTCAGGGCAATGATCATGAAGACAAATTGAGTTTCAAGTTGAAACCACAGCAGAGAGTCTCAAAAGCTTGAGTTTGCATAAGAAGCCAGTGCATGGATTCAAATGTAAAGTCTGGTATGAAAAGATAATTTCATTTGCTGCTGTTAAGTAGAGTGGAAAGGTGATAGCAGGGGTGCAAGGAGAAACCCTCAGAAAAGTAGAAAACGGTTTGCCAGTCTAGAACAACAGTTAGGTTTGGAGAGGGAAAGTAAAGGAGTAAATAACATCAAAGACAAACTTTATTGGTAACCTAATACTGAAAACAGTTCCTACTCTGAAAAGTAGTTCAGTATCGGAGAGTAATTTCCTGCTGGTACTGTGTATATGTAATTTCTATACTATAGTGCTGCTGTTGTATACTGTAAAAAAACATAACCCTGTGACTAGGTAGTTTACTTACTAGAGCATAGTTTCATCCCTCTTCTCTATTAGAAACTGTTACTGCTCCTGTGTACATGTTCAGTGGTAGGACTCACTGAACCTCTTTACTAAAGTTTAATTagtaaattaaaatgtttaactgcaattaaagttttatttattttacagattACTGTGCAAGTAAATTTGCAGCAGTTGGTTTTGCAGAGTCAGTTGATTTAGAAATGAGAGATCTGGGAAAAACTGGTGTTAAAACCACAATTGTATGTCCTTACATCATAAACACTGGAATGTTTGATGGCTGTGGAACCAAGTGAGTAAACTTCTAAGGTTTCTGTGCAACTTGCACATTTAGCGTGTTACGTACTCGCATTTCCTTTATGAAAATCATAAGCTAGGCTTTTCTCTGCTTGTGTTATTTTCAGGATGGCTGTTAACAGTGCCATCCAGTGACTGGGTAACCCATATGGCAAGGCCCTTGGTACTTTACTATTCATTTAAACTGAAATGTGGAGTGTAATTGGTGTCCTTTCCTCTGCAGAAGCCGAATGCTCCAGTTGTCCTCTCTGGTCTCTAAACCTCCATTCACCTCCTGGAATCTGTGGCATAGCTCTGCTCAGTATGCTTTTATAATGACAAAGTTTAGGAGCTGAATAAAAGCCTAGTGTGTCTTCATACGAGGACTATGGATTTGTCTTGAGAGATCgtacaaagagaaaataataatggcCACTCACTCTCTAACACAATGAAGGTTCTGTTGTTTGTAGGATTTGtggtatttatttcttcttttagttGACTAACTGAAAAATGGGGACTTTGAGCAAAATGTGAATCCCAGGCAATTTGTGCTATAGTAAGAAATGTTTTCCAGGTGGCCAAGACTGATTCCTGTTCTGGAGCCAGAGTATGTGGCTGAGAAGATAATGACTGCTATTCGGCGGGACCAAGAAATATTGTTGTTACCACGCAGTCTTTATTTTTTACTTGCTTTCAGAAAGTAAGTTATGtctgtctttcttttcctctctctcttttctgtccAGGGATGTTTCAGCTATGTTTTTACCTAAAAGTGCAAACCAGGCTTCTGCTTGTTGGTGTGAATTTGTATTAAATTCTGCACATTTCTGGagttctccttttttgtttctagGGGTTCAGTCTGCCCTTGCGCCACAGAACAATGACAGAAATGTCTAACTCCCACTTGCTGACTCCATTGGGGTCCAGTTTTACTGTGGGCTGTAGAGTCTGGGGCGGCTTCTCAGTAACGGTGGATCTGATGTCTTGCCCCAGCATTACGGCACTTGTGACTCTGTTGCAAGCCACGTTGGGAAACTGGTCTGTCCAATAACTCAGGCTGCCAAATGAGTGTAATGGATATTTTGAGAGGGCCAGTGTTACTATATTCTAGAAAATGTACAAGTTTTTGACAGTATTAGGTAAAATTAATTCTGCGATAAAACCACACAACTCTTCTGATGTCTgcattgtgtttgttttgggttttgtttgttgttttttcactCTCTCCAACTCCCCTACCTTACAGTCTCATACCAGTGAAAGTAGCTGTTCTCTTCGCGGACTACTTTGGATACCTCCATATCATGGACACCTTCAAAGGTCGAGCAAAGAAGGACTGAAGTGCAAAAGTCAGAGACCAGCTACTCTAAAGTGGACATTGTTAAAGGAGGTGGTGGGAAAGGTCTGCTCCTCTAGCAGCTGTGAAGTTAAGGTGCCTCACTTCTCATTAGTAACAATTTCCAAGGAAATTGCTTGTATTTGGCTCTTTAATCAACAGCTTTTactcaattttttttattttatattcagtgAACTATTTTCTTTTCACCTCTCTGTGAAATTAATTCATTTGGTTATGTCTGTTATAATGCCTTAATGATCCTGCATCACAAACTAATAATTAGCAGCTCTGGGGGGAGACAAGACCAAGAAGATACGTGTATTTGGGCGGAAGCCAAGAAAGCCTCCAGTGGACCTGACTCTTGCTGCCTTTCACTGAACCACTAGGAGGGGGCTGTACTGCTGGTGCCATTACTGTTCCCTGGTGAGCTGAGGAATTCAGGAGTTTCCTAAAATAACAGATTTGAATTTGTACAAATGGGAAGTTCTGTGAAATGAAAGTATATGCTGTGTTGGGCAAAACCAATGAAATGTTATTAAATTTTTAGAGGTGGTGATCTCAGGACTCACAGATGACTATGCATGCCAAGGCAGGGAAGGGGAAAGATGTAAATTATGTATTTGTGCTGCTAATCTACTTTTTGTCTATTTTAAAAGCTAATACTATGACTGCAACTTTGTAGGAGAGTCTTtatacattttaagaaaaaaattaatttgtcttctaagcaaaataaacttatatttttaaatcagaagACTGCTAGTATAGGTGGGTGATCAAGCATCTTGACAAGTAAGACAATGAGCTACTAAGAGCAAAGGTATTACATTACATAATCAGGGCTTCTCTTGGGGTTATTTCAGAAAGGAATGATGCTGATAGAATTGGAGTGAATTGGATCATTACGGCCATAGCTTGAGGAACAGCATTATGTTTTGCTGCTCCGAACTGGGTGGCAGGTTGCCTTATTTATGTCTACAGAgacttgttggttttgtttttttcctttactctTAGGACTATTGATTTATCTTGGACATATGTTGAGGAGACCTTGCCCTTTTTGATTATGGCTGCTTAGAAAACTGTAAGCTCCCTTGACTTGATAAACCCAAAACAAGAAGGAGAAAAATTATACCTTAAATCTGTGTCATTTATGGGCATGCTGGCTAAGCTCTCCTGATGTCACAGTATTCTACTGGCACTTGGTAACTTCAGCAAGCTAGGACTAAAATGCATTAGCATGGAACTGATTGAACAATAGTATAGATAAAAGGGTGTAGGTTTCAGggttggttttttccccctttttcctcaccTCTCTCCCACGTTGGCCTAGCAGCTACCTTCATTTTCCTTGTCCATACAGTTAGTGAGGTTTACAAGTGGAGAAGGGTTTTCATAGAACAACTTTACTGCTGATGAGCAAGAAATGCTGAGAAAAACAGGCCTGTTAAAAATAGCCTTACCTTTATGATGGATTGAGTGTTAGAATTCAGACTGATGAAGACAAGATTTGTCTTACTGTCCTTTCAGATCTGCAGCTTTTCTACCTCAGAAATTCTGCTTATTTTATAGTATACTTCAGGAAATGAAAGTCACTAATTAAAAAACAGATATTGCCTAAATGTGTTATCCATATGTGCTCTGTTCAAAGTTAACCACCAGTAACTGTGTGCTGTATCTGTGTGTTGCAGACTCCTCACATTTTTATACTAAAAGAGCACGTGTTTCCTCGTAACTGTGGAATACAAGGTGTGCAGAATTCTGGAGCAAAGGAGAAATGGATTGTGAGAGCAAGTAGCTTTTTATTCTTGGTGTCTCTGTGAACATGTTTTGCTGAGGGAAGTTAAGAGCAGTGAGTCTGGCTGTGGGGTTTGTGGATTCTCAGCAGGTTCTGGTTTGTCACACCACTAGAAGAATTATACCTGATAATGTGTGCCAGATAAGTACATTGCCACAGGGACTCTACTACTTCACAAAATCATTGAGCTTGGAAAGGATCTTGGAGCAAGGTCAGTTAGAGCAGGTTGTCAGTGCTGTGTTTGGTCAAGTTTTGAATATCTCAGACTGGAGACtctgccacctctctgagcaacctcttTGTGTTTGTTCACACTcagtttaaaagtaaataaattaatgTTTAAATTGAATGTACTTTCTTTCTGATTTGTGCCTATTGAGTCTTGTCCTTTCAGTGGATATGACTAAGGGTCTGCTCTAGAGTGAGCAGTTCCAGCTCTCTCACTTCTCCTTGTGTGACAGATGCTCCAGTATCTTAACTGTCTTAATGGCCCCtcactggactcactccagtatgtTCCCATCTTTTCAAGACCAAGTTCTGTAGTAGGTTGAGTGCGTAAACATACAGAGCTTCACTAGAAAATATCTGCTAGCTAGATGCCCTGGTGAATATTGCTTCTGTGCTGCCACTGCTTTGAATGTTATGGTCACTGCCAAATTACTTTGTGTGACTGGAGGATCCTGTTGGTGGTTTTGATCTCCCACATTTCCTGAGATGGCACAACAGATGTAGAGTTGTATCCAGGAGGTCAAGCAGTGCAAATCCTTCCCCTGTATTCAGGAGGCAGTATGGGTTGAGTGTTAGATCTTCACGTGACATATGAATTTACTGAAATAAAAGGTGGCTTACTTCCAGTACAACAATGATCTTGACTGATTATTTTCCTTATGCCAAGAAGggctctttcttcctcctctcagcAAGTAAACTCACAGAAGAGTTGCTGTGAGATGCAAACAAGAAGATAGAACATGAAACGTCCCCAGTTGTGACAACATCATATCTGACAACAGCAGGAGACTGCTTTCTGAATTATATCGGGTAGCTCCCACAAAGGAATTCTTGGTTTCGTGACCATTGGTTGAAACTTTAAATAGTCTCTAACAAAATGACTGGGTCCCAGATTTGACTGTGATGGCTGCATTGGCTTGATAATCACTGATACAGTGCTTCAGAGACAGTCCAGAACATGGTATTTTGTTGTCTGTTGTGTTTCTTTTCCATGTGAGTTTGTATTCCTGTGGTAGGAGAAATCTTAGTACACTGATGCTTCAAAGCACAGTGAATATAATTTTTCTTGAAACTGGATCCTACAAGactgaggagaaaaacaacaaataaatagAAGCTAAGATACAGGCTctattgctgtttatttttatgaATTTGGAAATCATATCCAGGAGCACTATACAGCTGCTTGGAAGCTGATCTTCATGATCTAATTTCATTTCAGGAAGGAACCAAGCAGATACCTCTTTTCAGGTAACTTTTCCTTGGGGTAGTTGATCTTCTGAAGACACAGATGTGCCCTGTATGCTTTGCTATGCAGCTCTCCAAAAACGTAGGCTTTGTGAAGTAAATAATGTAACAAAATAGCGTAGCTTCTCTGACTGAGTTTTTCTTTGCTGTAACCATCAGGAGAGACAGGTTTGGATCCACAGCTATCACATATTCCAGGAGAATGCAGAACTACTGACTGGTGAGAATTAAAAGGGTCGTTGATGCTTCAATAAGTGGGGGAGCATTACAGTCAGTGGCATTTGTCCACTCTGTGTATAACACACTGTCTCTGTAGGCCTAGGTGTTTTCAGCTTGATACTTTTCTCAGCTTGCCAAAGCCACCAAGCCCACAGCCTGAAGTTGTGCAAATAGCACATACCTGAGGAAAACATAGCTTTGTCTAGGGAAAAGGGGTGGAAAAGAACCATTTGCACCTTCTTCCCTTGCCCTCAGCAATATCCACACTAGGAATAAGAGTGTCCTCATGATCTAGACAAGTACACAAGAAAAGGGTATGACAAGTCATAGGCGACATGCCAAGGTGCTTTGCAGTGTTGGGTCTGCTAGGTAGCTACTTCTTGATCAAAACAAACCTTGATTATTTGTGTAGCTGTGTTGAGAGATGTTATTCTTATCCAAGGTGGTGAATAACTACATCTATGGGAACATGGTTCTGCAGGACTTGTACTGGGATGGTCTTCTGGACTTCCTGTTGAGGATGGAAGAACTACAAAAATTACCCAGGAAATGCAAAGCCCTATGACAGGGTCTGGCATATTCTGAAGCTTCCTCTCCTCCATGTCTTGAGGTCCAGAGGCAGCATCCCTGACTGTGGCACAGAAAGAAGAATCAACAGAGACAGAATGTGAGCAGCAGCACTGTCACTAGATGCAGACAGCAGGTCTCATAGCCTAGATCATGGCACCTTCATGAAATGAGGTTTACAGTGCCAATAGACACAACTTGTTTGACaagagcctttttttttgctgctgtctGTAGAGCTTGCTTGTAGACATTATCTCCACCTGAAGCAACAGGCAGGAATCTCTTATCTTAACATCTAGAAAGGAGCACTAAAAATGCACATATATGAAGGGAACAAGCTAGGAGAGATGTTCAGGGATCGCATCATTCCTTGGCTGAGGATTTTGGAGGAGGTATAATTGAACAACAGTGTATGCCTTTACAAACCAAATATGCCTTCTCTTAACCATTTTGAAGCACCTGATCTGGTCACTTTGAAATCCAGGAAATCAACCTGAAGAAATCTGCCATGTCTATACCTACATTCCTACACATAAAACATTAGAACTTCTAGGGTGACTAAGGAAGTTCTGCACTAATTAGGGCTTCATGCCCATGTATTACATGAAATCTGTTTTGGGAGACAGCCTTTGCCACAGGACTGGTCTCCAGATTTTATAAACCTACAgatatttttaaagaacattttcaCATCAAAAGATTTATTAATCtttaaactgtaaaataaatataacCTAAATGAAGAATGACTTGAGGTGAGGAAGAGGCTCAGAAAAGGCAGTAGCTGAACTAGTCTCTTGCAGAGACTATTTGAAGTCAGAGGGTGCTGAAAGGTTGTGTTTGTTCCTAATTTGGGAAGTAACTatccttcttctttccccactGTGTAAGCAAGCAAGAAGCTTGGACTTGTGACACATTGATAATATCTGCTGATCAGGGGCAGAATGGTCCTGCATCTAATTTTCATCAACCAAATATTCATGGCATTGTGTTAGTAGTGACTTACTACTATAGCACTTCAAGAGTTCTGGAAATTCCTTGGCTCTCATCCTGTTACCACTCCCAAGCTGGACTGTAAGGCAGCTTGGATGGAAAATATTAAGAACCTTTGTATTTTGTCTGCTTAGAGAAAGGAGTGCTATAAATTGACTGTTGTTATCTTTGAGCTTTTTAAAGACAACTAGCAAAGTAGATTGCTTGTAAATCGAGTATAATCTCTTAAAAAATAAGGTCACTCTTAACAAAAGCAACTGtcttatgagaaaaaaataataaaaataatacctgCAAACCTACATACACATATGTTATACTTAAGAATAAGGTAAATAGAATGGCAAATAGTTAGCTTCACTAGTCTAGAGATTTCCAACATGAAAATGGTTGATGTTTTGAAAATGAATTGaggtaaaaagacaaaaatatggCAAATCGAAGGGGAGTACAATGCTCTAAGATTTTTATGTGCTCTCAGGCAATGAAGCATGCAGCTTAGCAGTGGCTTTCCACTGGGGCTGGAATGGTGTTAGAGTACACAATATTACATGCTGCTTAGAGATGTATGTGTAGCTTTGCATTAGTTTTTCTGCAGATATATGGACATCTGCATTCTGCACATGGTGATGTTTTGGAACACTACCTCTGCATGTAAGAACCTCAAATAGCATCAGGTCCAATGTCTGCTATTCCAGACAATGGAATATTGTTTGATATTAAAGGTATGGGATGGTCATGGAAAAATATGTGAAGGAATGCCTTTGAGTAAATCTTGTATGTGTTTCTCAAACAACACGCTTATCATAACACTAATTTGAAGACTTATTGAGAGAGGGTAAGCATGATTATATGAG from Patagioenas fasciata isolate bPatFas1 chromosome 2, bPatFas1.hap1, whole genome shotgun sequence harbors:
- the LOC136097993 gene encoding epidermal retinol dehydrogenase 2-like, with product MNFFLETCRAIGLLVYYLLESLVFLIVPKRKKNVSGEIVLITGAGSGIGRLLALKFARLGATVVLWDINQEGLKETSKLARENGAVRVHSYICDCSKRQDVYRVADQVKKEVGDVSILVNNAGIVTGKKFIDSPDSLVEKTMEVNIMAHFWTYKAFLPAMVASNHGHLVSVASSAGLNGVNGLSDYCASKFAAVGFAESVDLEMRDLGKTGVKTTIVCPYIINTGMFDGCGTKWPRLIPVLEPEYVAEKIMTAIRRDQEILLLPRSLYFLLAFRNLIPVKVAVLFADYFGYLHIMDTFKGRAKKD